A genomic window from Purpureocillium takamizusanense chromosome 2, complete sequence includes:
- the GDB1 gene encoding bifunctional 4-alpha-glucanotransferase/amylo-alpha-1,6-glucosidase (EggNog:ENOG503NU7F~CAZy:GH133~COG:G), whose translation MSPRTMTSTEVYLLPLNDDGSPQVAGEYIYLAPRSSDPVTIRFAIEGTSSICRHGSLWVNIPDKGVEFRRDKFREYKLAPDFNRTIEISIPIHAAGAFAFHTTYAELPALEPHLAGAPAKQQEPTLKKTPLYYIDVAPRLQLDGRPLPLPALSVFSIIGKLMGRFPSDWEKHLRGISARGYNMVHFTPLQVRGESNSPFSLYDQLAWDPECFPNGEDDIKKMVQSMQQDHSLLSLTDIVLNHTANNSKWLQEHPEAGYNHTTAPWLESAYELDTKLLELSTKLESLGLPTNPQSTDDLMRIMDAVKKEVIAKIRLWEYYALDVERDADAAVKAWTQGKMSDPEQHNGFQDKADRLKRRDLAAEVAFIKEFGLTGFDRLGARYRRTVDPSVAATLLSFGFGRYDGKSSKSPDMAAARSRMVEILDALNVDFYKEYDSDVTEILEQLYNRIKYVRLDDHGPKLGPINDANPLIESYFTRLPSNATTSKHAPQDRALVNNGWVWGGNALVDNAGPESRVYLRREVIVWGDCVKLRYGSGPKDSPWLWEHMTAYARLLAKYFAGFRIDNCHSTPLHVAEHILDEARRVRPDLYVVAELFTGSEGMDYVFVKRLGLSSLIREAMQAWSTAELSRLVHRHGGRPIGSFEVDEITRSDGTTPPTSPLQEEPNGDLTREIIRRIKPTPVHALFMDCTHDNETPAQKRDARDTLPNAALVCMCSSATGSVMGYDEIYPRLVDLVNEQRTYTSESSNTGTVKVGKGNNGIGGVKKLLNQIHTLMGKDGYDETHIHHEEEYITVHRVHPESRKGYFLIAHTAFPGYGNGNGAFNPVHLIGTRARHLGSWMLEVDASEEATKQVLEDKKFLRGLPSRVSDLAGVKMEVQAQDTTITVRDKFPPGSIALFETWIPAAEHSAGLDTYITSGARTAWSELNLVDLNFLMYRCEAEERDSSGGRDGTYDIPGHGKLVYAGLQGWWSVLKNIIRDNNLAHPLCQNLRDGTWALDYIVGRVDRMSKLPGNEQLEKPATWLKERFDALRSIPSFLLPRYFGLVLRTAYMASWQRGMELMSDNVKDGQWFIQSLAMVSVQQTGFVKSASLWPNKLVASVAAGLPHFAVEWARCWGRDVFISIRGLYLGTGRFAEAKEHILAFASVLKHGMIPNLLSSGDAPRYNSRDSVWFFLQTIQDYVHFAPDGHSLLHEKVKRRFLPYDDTWFPTDDSRAYSKESTIEEVIFEALQRHASGMKYREANAGPQIDSQMKDAGFNQDIKVDWDTGIVFGGNQHNCGTWMDKMGESERAGSKGVPGTPRDGAAIEITGLLYSTLAWLSGLSKQGVFAKSGVKKPDGSDISFADWAKLLENNFERCYYVPLSPEDDSKYDVNSKIVNRRGIYKDLYKSGKEYEDYQLRANFPIAMAVAPSLFDADHAMHALCLADEVLRGPTGMATLDPADLNYRPYYRNSEDSTDFATSKGRNYHQGPEWLWPTGFFLRALLKFDLRRRTSHEGRVEAFQQVTRRLAGCKRMMEESEWAGLTELTQKNGEHCPDSSPTQAWSAGCLIDLYMDAIEEQHRQHGTSR comes from the exons ATGAGCCCCAGAACCATGACGTCCACCGAGGTCTATCTGCTGccgctcaacgacgacggctcgccTCAGGTGGCCGGCGAGTACATCTACCTCGCGCCCCGGTCCAGTGACCCCGTCACCATCCGCTTCGCAATTGAGGGCACCTCGTCGATATGTCGCCATGGCAGCCTCTGGGTCAACATCCCCGACAAGGGCGTCGAGTTTCGCCGCGACAAGTTTCGCGAATACAA ACTCGCCCCCGACTTCAATCGCACCATTGAAATCTCCATACCTATCCATGCGGCCGGCGCATTCGCCTTCCACACCACATACGCCGAGCTccccgccctcgagccgcacctcgccggcgctccggccaagcagcaggaACCGACCCTAAAGAAGACACCCCTATACTACATCGATGTCGCGCCGAGGCTGCAGCTCGATGGGCGCCCGCTGCCTCTACCCGCCCTGTCCGTCTTCTCCATTATCGGCAAGCTCATGGGCAGATTCCCATCCGACTGGGAAAAGCACCTCCGTGGTATCAGTGCTAGGGGCTACAACATGGTGCACTTTACGCCCTTGCAAGTCCGCGGCGAGTCCAATTCCCCATTCAGCTTGTACGACCAGCTTGCTTGGGACCCCGAGTGCTTCCccaacggcgaggacgacatcaAGAAGATGGTGCAGAGCATGCAGCAGGACCACTCCCTGCTCAGTCTGACCGACATTGTCCTCAACCACACGGCCAACAACTCCAAGTGGCTGCAGGAGCATCCAGAGGCGGGCTACAACCACACCACCGCACCCTGGCTGGAGTCTGCCTATGAACTGGACACGAAGCTGTTAGAATTGAGTACCAAGCTCGAGAGCCTTGGGCTTCCCACGAATCCTCAATCCACCGACGACCTCATGCGCATCATGGACGCCGTCAAGAAGGAGGTCATCGCCAAGATACGCCTCTGGGAGTATTATGCTCTCGACGTTGAgcgtgacgccgacgccgccgtgaaAGCATGGACGCAGGGCAAGATGTCCGACCCTGAGCAACACAACGGCTTCCAAGACAAGGCTGATCGCCTCAAGCGTCGTGATCTTGCCGCGGAGGTCGCTTTTATCAAGGAATTTGGATTGACCGGTTTCGATCGCCTGGGCGCCCGTTACAGACGAACGGTCGATCCTTCCGTCGCGGCCACACTGCTGTCTTTTGGCTTTGGACGGTACGATGGGAAGAGTTCCAAGTCGCCTGACATGGCGGCTGCTCGAAGCAGGATGGTCGAGATCCTCGATGCCCTGAATGTCGACTTTTATAAGGAGTACGACTCTGATGTCACCGAGATCCTCGAACAGCTGTACAATCGCATCAAATATGTGCGCCTAGACGATCATGGCCCGAAGCTCGGACCCATCAACGACGCCAACCCCCTTATCGAGTCGTATTTTACACGGCTCCCTTCTAATGCCACCACCTCGAAGCATGCGCCGCAGGATCGGGCTCTGGTCAACAATGGTTGGGTCTGGGGCGGAAACGCACTGGTAGACAATGCAGGGCCCGAATCTCGCGTGTATCTGAGACGCGAAGTCATCGTCTGGGGAGACTGCGTCAAGCTGCGGTATGGCTCTGGCCCAAAGGACAGCCCGTGGCTTTGGGAGCACATGACGGCGTACGCTCGCCTCCTGGCCAAGTATTTTGCTGGTTTCAGAATTGACAATTGTCATTCGACTCCTCTTCATGTCGCGGAGcacatcctcgacgaggcgcgacgAGTCCGCCCAGACTTGTATGTCGTTGCTGAGCTCTTCACTGGATCCGAAGGAATGGACTATGTCTTCGTCAAGCGGCTGGGTCTCAGCTCGCTGATTCGCGAGGCCATGCAGGCTTGGAGCACGGCTGAGCTCAGTCGGCTCGTTCACAGACATGGTGGTCGACCTATTGGCAgcttcgaggtcgacgagatAACGCGGTCGGACGGGACAACGCCTCCCACCTCACCTCTGCAAGAGGAACCCAATGGCGATCTAACCCGCGAGATTATTCGAAGAATAAAGCCGACACCGGTGCATGCCCTGTTCATGGACTGCACCCACGACAATGAAACTCCAGCACAGAAACGCGACGCGCGAGATACGCTGCCCAACGCAGCGCTCGTCTGCATGTGCTCCAGCGCCACCGGCAGCGTCATGGGTTACGATGAAATATACCCTCGATTGGTCGACTTGGTGAATGAGCAGCGGACGTACACCTCCGAGTCATCAAACACCGGCACGGTCAAGGTTGGTAAGGGCAATAATGGTATTGGCGGAGTGAAGAAGCTTCTCAACCAAATCCACACGCTCATGGGTAAAGATGGGTACGACGAGACACACATCCACCACGAGGAGGAATACATCACCGTCCACAGAGTCCACCCAGAGTCAAGAAAGGGCTACTTCTTGATCGCTCACACGGCCTTTCCCGGCTACGGGAATGGTAATGGTGCGTTCAATCCAGTCCATCTTATTGGCACGCGGGCCAGGCATCTAGGCAGTTGGATGCTGGAAGTGGATGCCAGCGAGGAAGCCACCAAGCAGGTTTTGGAGGATAAGAAGTTTCTGCGTGGTTTACCGAGCCGCGTGTCCGACTTGGCTGGCGTCAAGATGGAAGTACAGGCCCAGGACACCACCATCACTGTCCGCGACAAGTTTCCTCCAGGAAGTATTGCGCTGTTTGAGACCTGGATCCCGGCCGCAGAGCATTCGGCCGGCTTGGACACCTACATCACTTCTGGTGCCCGGACAGCATGGAGCGAGCTGAACTTGGTGGATCTCAACTTCCTGATGTACCGCTGCGAAGCTGAAGAACGGGATTCGAGCGGCGGTCGGGACGGTACATATGATATCCCGGGACACGGCAAGCTCGTGTATGCCGGCCTTCAAGGCTGGTGGAGCGTTCTCAAAAATATCATCCGCGACAACAACCTCGCACACCCGCTCTGCCAGAACCTGAGAGATGGCACGTGGGCCTTGGATTACATTGTGGGACGGGTTGACCGCATGAGCAAGCTGCCCGGCAATGAACAGCTTGAAAAGCCCGCGACGTGGCTCAAGGAGAGGTTCGATGCCTTGCGAAGCATCCCCAGCTTTCTCCTTCCACGCTATTTCGGGCTTGTCCTGCGTACCGCGTACATGGCAAGCTGGCAAAGGGGTATGGAGCTCATGAGCGACAACGTCAAGGACGGGCAGTGGTTCATACAAAGCCTAGCCATGGTCAGCGTCCAGCAGACCGGCTTCGTCAAGTCCGCGTCTCTGTGGCCAAACAAGTTGGTGGCCTCGGTTGCTGCTGGTCTGCCTCACTTTGCAGTTGAGTGGGCAAGGTGCTGGGGCCGCGATGTCTTTATTTCCATTCGCGGCTTGTACTTGGGTACTGGGCGgttcgccgaggccaaggagcatATCCTTGCCTTTGCCAGTGTGCTGAAACATGGCATGATTCCGAACTTGCTCAGCAGTGGCGACGCACCGCGCTATAATTCTAGGGACTCTGTTTGGTTCTTCCTGCAGACGATTCAAGACTATGTTCATTTCGCTCCGGACGGCCACAGCCTGCTCCATGAGAAGGTCAAACGGAGATTCTTGCCATACGACGACACATGGTTCCCTACGGACGATTCACGAGCTTACTCAAAGGAAAGCACCATTGAGGAGGTCATCTTCGAGGCCCTGCAGAGGCATGCCTCTGGAATGAAGTACCGCGAGGCAAACGCTGGGCCGCAAATCGATTCGCAGATGAAGGATGCGGGCTTCAACCAAGACATCAAGGTGGACTGGGACACGGGCATCGTCTTTGGAGGCAACCAGCACAACTGCGGCACATGGATGGACAAAATGGGCGAAAGCGAGCGGGCAGGCTCTAAGGGTGTCCCCGGGACTCCTCGCGACGGTGCAGCCATCGAGATCACCGGCCTGCTTTACAGTACGCTCGCCTGGCTGTCCGGCCTCAGCAAGCAAGGCGTTTTTGCCAAGTCTGGCGTCAAGAAACCTGATGGCAGTGACATCTCGTTTGCGGACTGGGCTAAGCTGCTCGAGAACAACTTCGAGCGGTGCTACTACGTGCCGCTGTCCCCCGAGGACGACTCCAAGTACGACGTCAACTCCAAGATTGTCAACCGCCGCGGCATCTACAAGGACTTGTACAAGTCGGGCAAGGAGTACGAAGACTACCAGCTGCGCGCCAACTtccccatcgccatggcggtgGCACCCTCGCTGTTCGACGCGGACCACGCCATGCACGCGCTctgcctcgccgacgaggtgctACGCGGGCCGACGGGCATGGCGACGCTCGACCCGGCGGACCTCAACTACCGGCCCTACTACCGCAACAGCGAGGACAGCACCGACTTCGCCACCAGCAAGGGCCGCAACTACCACCAGGGGCCCGAGTGGCTCTGGCCCACGGGCTTCTTcctgcgcgccctcctcAAGTtcgacctgcgccgccgcacgtcccacgagggccgcgtcgaggccttcCAGCAGGTGACGCGTAGGCTCGCCGGCTGCAAGCGCATGATGGAGGAGAGCGAGTGGGCGGGCCTGACGGAACTGACGCAGAAGAATGGGGAGCACTGTCCCGACTCG AGCCCAACGCAGGCTTGGTCTGCGGGATGCCTCATCGACTTGTACATGGACGCGATAgaggagcagcaccggcagcatGGAACGAGCCGGTGA
- the GDB1 gene encoding bifunctional 4-alpha-glucanotransferase/amylo-alpha-1,6-glucosidase, variant 2 (EggNog:ENOG503NU7F~CAZy:GH133~COG:G) translates to MSPRTMTSTEVYLLPLNDDGSPQVAGEYIYLAPRSSDPVTIRFAIEGTSSICRHGSLWVNIPDKGVEFRRDKFREYKLAPDFNRTIEISIPIHAAGAFAFHTTYAELPALEPHLAGAPAKQQEPTLKKTPLYYIDVAPRLQLDGRPLPLPALSVFSIIGKLMGRFPSDWEKHLRGISARGYNMVHFTPLQVRGESNSPFSLYDQLAWDPECFPNGEDDIKKMVQSMQQDHSLLSLTDIVLNHTANNSKWLQEHPEAGYNHTTAPWLESAYELDTKLLELSTKLESLGLPTNPQSTDDLMRIMDAVKKEVIAKIRLWEYYALDVERDADAAVKAWTQGKMSDPEQHNGFQDKADRLKRRDLAAEVAFIKEFGLTGFDRLGARYRRTVDPSVAATLLSFGFGRYDGKSSKSPDMAAARSRMVEILDALNVDFYKEYDSDVTEILEQLYNRIKYVRLDDHGPKLGPINDANPLIESYFTRLPSNATTSKHAPQDRALVNNGWVWGGNALVDNAGPESRVYLRREVIVWGDCVKLRYGSGPKDSPWLWEHMTAYARLLAKYFAGFRIDNCHSTPLHVAEHILDEARRVRPDLYVVAELFTGSEGMDYVFVKRLGLSSLIREAMQAWSTAELSRLVHRHGGRPIGSFEVDEITRSDGTTPPTSPLQEEPNGDLTREIIRRIKPTPVHALFMDCTHDNETPAQKRDARDTLPNAALVCMCSSATGSVMGYDEIYPRLVDLVNEQRTYTSESSNTGTVKVGKGNNGIGGVKKLLNQIHTLMGKDGYDETHIHHEEEYITVHRVHPESRKGYFLIAHTAFPGYGNGNGAFNPVHLIGTRARHLGSWMLEVDASEEATKQVLEDKKFLRGLPSRVSDLAGVKMEVQAQDTTITVRDKFPPGSIALFETWIPAAEHSAGLDTYITSGARTAWSELNLVDLNFLMYRCEAEERDSSGGRDGTYDIPGHGKLVYAGLQGWWSVLKNIIRDNNLAHPLCQNLRDGTWALDYIVGRVDRMSKLPGNEQLEKPATWLKERFDALRSIPSFLLPRYFGLVLRTAYMASWQRGMELMSDNVKDGQWFIQSLAMVSVQQTGFVKSASLWPNKLVASVAAGLPHFAVEWARCWGRDVFISIRGLYLGTGRFAEAKEHILAFASVLKHGMIPNLLSSGDAPRYNSRDSVWFFLQTIQDYVHFAPDGHSLLHEKVKRRFLPYDDTWFPTDDSRAYSKESTIEEVIFEALQRHASGMKYREANAGPQIDSQMKDAGFNQDIKVDWDTGIVFGGNQHNCGTWMDKMGESERAGSKGVPGTPRDGAAIEITGLLYSTLAWLSGLSKQGVFAKSGVKKPDGSDISFADWAKLLENNFERCYYVPLSPEDDSKYDVNSKIVNRRGIYKDLYKSGKEYEDYQLRANFPIAMAVAPSLFDADHAMHALCLADEVLRGPTGMATLDPADLNYRPYYRNSEDSTDFATSKGRNYHQGPEWLWPTGFFLRALLKFDLRRRTSHEGRVEAFQQVTRRLAGCKRMMEESEWAGLTELTQKNGEHCPDSVSCSTTSCLSPSLYSLYDYPPSSSSLVSPILSPLHVPFFPLRSSSRPLCSFD, encoded by the exons ATGAGCCCCAGAACCATGACGTCCACCGAGGTCTATCTGCTGccgctcaacgacgacggctcgccTCAGGTGGCCGGCGAGTACATCTACCTCGCGCCCCGGTCCAGTGACCCCGTCACCATCCGCTTCGCAATTGAGGGCACCTCGTCGATATGTCGCCATGGCAGCCTCTGGGTCAACATCCCCGACAAGGGCGTCGAGTTTCGCCGCGACAAGTTTCGCGAATACAA ACTCGCCCCCGACTTCAATCGCACCATTGAAATCTCCATACCTATCCATGCGGCCGGCGCATTCGCCTTCCACACCACATACGCCGAGCTccccgccctcgagccgcacctcgccggcgctccggccaagcagcaggaACCGACCCTAAAGAAGACACCCCTATACTACATCGATGTCGCGCCGAGGCTGCAGCTCGATGGGCGCCCGCTGCCTCTACCCGCCCTGTCCGTCTTCTCCATTATCGGCAAGCTCATGGGCAGATTCCCATCCGACTGGGAAAAGCACCTCCGTGGTATCAGTGCTAGGGGCTACAACATGGTGCACTTTACGCCCTTGCAAGTCCGCGGCGAGTCCAATTCCCCATTCAGCTTGTACGACCAGCTTGCTTGGGACCCCGAGTGCTTCCccaacggcgaggacgacatcaAGAAGATGGTGCAGAGCATGCAGCAGGACCACTCCCTGCTCAGTCTGACCGACATTGTCCTCAACCACACGGCCAACAACTCCAAGTGGCTGCAGGAGCATCCAGAGGCGGGCTACAACCACACCACCGCACCCTGGCTGGAGTCTGCCTATGAACTGGACACGAAGCTGTTAGAATTGAGTACCAAGCTCGAGAGCCTTGGGCTTCCCACGAATCCTCAATCCACCGACGACCTCATGCGCATCATGGACGCCGTCAAGAAGGAGGTCATCGCCAAGATACGCCTCTGGGAGTATTATGCTCTCGACGTTGAgcgtgacgccgacgccgccgtgaaAGCATGGACGCAGGGCAAGATGTCCGACCCTGAGCAACACAACGGCTTCCAAGACAAGGCTGATCGCCTCAAGCGTCGTGATCTTGCCGCGGAGGTCGCTTTTATCAAGGAATTTGGATTGACCGGTTTCGATCGCCTGGGCGCCCGTTACAGACGAACGGTCGATCCTTCCGTCGCGGCCACACTGCTGTCTTTTGGCTTTGGACGGTACGATGGGAAGAGTTCCAAGTCGCCTGACATGGCGGCTGCTCGAAGCAGGATGGTCGAGATCCTCGATGCCCTGAATGTCGACTTTTATAAGGAGTACGACTCTGATGTCACCGAGATCCTCGAACAGCTGTACAATCGCATCAAATATGTGCGCCTAGACGATCATGGCCCGAAGCTCGGACCCATCAACGACGCCAACCCCCTTATCGAGTCGTATTTTACACGGCTCCCTTCTAATGCCACCACCTCGAAGCATGCGCCGCAGGATCGGGCTCTGGTCAACAATGGTTGGGTCTGGGGCGGAAACGCACTGGTAGACAATGCAGGGCCCGAATCTCGCGTGTATCTGAGACGCGAAGTCATCGTCTGGGGAGACTGCGTCAAGCTGCGGTATGGCTCTGGCCCAAAGGACAGCCCGTGGCTTTGGGAGCACATGACGGCGTACGCTCGCCTCCTGGCCAAGTATTTTGCTGGTTTCAGAATTGACAATTGTCATTCGACTCCTCTTCATGTCGCGGAGcacatcctcgacgaggcgcgacgAGTCCGCCCAGACTTGTATGTCGTTGCTGAGCTCTTCACTGGATCCGAAGGAATGGACTATGTCTTCGTCAAGCGGCTGGGTCTCAGCTCGCTGATTCGCGAGGCCATGCAGGCTTGGAGCACGGCTGAGCTCAGTCGGCTCGTTCACAGACATGGTGGTCGACCTATTGGCAgcttcgaggtcgacgagatAACGCGGTCGGACGGGACAACGCCTCCCACCTCACCTCTGCAAGAGGAACCCAATGGCGATCTAACCCGCGAGATTATTCGAAGAATAAAGCCGACACCGGTGCATGCCCTGTTCATGGACTGCACCCACGACAATGAAACTCCAGCACAGAAACGCGACGCGCGAGATACGCTGCCCAACGCAGCGCTCGTCTGCATGTGCTCCAGCGCCACCGGCAGCGTCATGGGTTACGATGAAATATACCCTCGATTGGTCGACTTGGTGAATGAGCAGCGGACGTACACCTCCGAGTCATCAAACACCGGCACGGTCAAGGTTGGTAAGGGCAATAATGGTATTGGCGGAGTGAAGAAGCTTCTCAACCAAATCCACACGCTCATGGGTAAAGATGGGTACGACGAGACACACATCCACCACGAGGAGGAATACATCACCGTCCACAGAGTCCACCCAGAGTCAAGAAAGGGCTACTTCTTGATCGCTCACACGGCCTTTCCCGGCTACGGGAATGGTAATGGTGCGTTCAATCCAGTCCATCTTATTGGCACGCGGGCCAGGCATCTAGGCAGTTGGATGCTGGAAGTGGATGCCAGCGAGGAAGCCACCAAGCAGGTTTTGGAGGATAAGAAGTTTCTGCGTGGTTTACCGAGCCGCGTGTCCGACTTGGCTGGCGTCAAGATGGAAGTACAGGCCCAGGACACCACCATCACTGTCCGCGACAAGTTTCCTCCAGGAAGTATTGCGCTGTTTGAGACCTGGATCCCGGCCGCAGAGCATTCGGCCGGCTTGGACACCTACATCACTTCTGGTGCCCGGACAGCATGGAGCGAGCTGAACTTGGTGGATCTCAACTTCCTGATGTACCGCTGCGAAGCTGAAGAACGGGATTCGAGCGGCGGTCGGGACGGTACATATGATATCCCGGGACACGGCAAGCTCGTGTATGCCGGCCTTCAAGGCTGGTGGAGCGTTCTCAAAAATATCATCCGCGACAACAACCTCGCACACCCGCTCTGCCAGAACCTGAGAGATGGCACGTGGGCCTTGGATTACATTGTGGGACGGGTTGACCGCATGAGCAAGCTGCCCGGCAATGAACAGCTTGAAAAGCCCGCGACGTGGCTCAAGGAGAGGTTCGATGCCTTGCGAAGCATCCCCAGCTTTCTCCTTCCACGCTATTTCGGGCTTGTCCTGCGTACCGCGTACATGGCAAGCTGGCAAAGGGGTATGGAGCTCATGAGCGACAACGTCAAGGACGGGCAGTGGTTCATACAAAGCCTAGCCATGGTCAGCGTCCAGCAGACCGGCTTCGTCAAGTCCGCGTCTCTGTGGCCAAACAAGTTGGTGGCCTCGGTTGCTGCTGGTCTGCCTCACTTTGCAGTTGAGTGGGCAAGGTGCTGGGGCCGCGATGTCTTTATTTCCATTCGCGGCTTGTACTTGGGTACTGGGCGgttcgccgaggccaaggagcatATCCTTGCCTTTGCCAGTGTGCTGAAACATGGCATGATTCCGAACTTGCTCAGCAGTGGCGACGCACCGCGCTATAATTCTAGGGACTCTGTTTGGTTCTTCCTGCAGACGATTCAAGACTATGTTCATTTCGCTCCGGACGGCCACAGCCTGCTCCATGAGAAGGTCAAACGGAGATTCTTGCCATACGACGACACATGGTTCCCTACGGACGATTCACGAGCTTACTCAAAGGAAAGCACCATTGAGGAGGTCATCTTCGAGGCCCTGCAGAGGCATGCCTCTGGAATGAAGTACCGCGAGGCAAACGCTGGGCCGCAAATCGATTCGCAGATGAAGGATGCGGGCTTCAACCAAGACATCAAGGTGGACTGGGACACGGGCATCGTCTTTGGAGGCAACCAGCACAACTGCGGCACATGGATGGACAAAATGGGCGAAAGCGAGCGGGCAGGCTCTAAGGGTGTCCCCGGGACTCCTCGCGACGGTGCAGCCATCGAGATCACCGGCCTGCTTTACAGTACGCTCGCCTGGCTGTCCGGCCTCAGCAAGCAAGGCGTTTTTGCCAAGTCTGGCGTCAAGAAACCTGATGGCAGTGACATCTCGTTTGCGGACTGGGCTAAGCTGCTCGAGAACAACTTCGAGCGGTGCTACTACGTGCCGCTGTCCCCCGAGGACGACTCCAAGTACGACGTCAACTCCAAGATTGTCAACCGCCGCGGCATCTACAAGGACTTGTACAAGTCGGGCAAGGAGTACGAAGACTACCAGCTGCGCGCCAACTtccccatcgccatggcggtgGCACCCTCGCTGTTCGACGCGGACCACGCCATGCACGCGCTctgcctcgccgacgaggtgctACGCGGGCCGACGGGCATGGCGACGCTCGACCCGGCGGACCTCAACTACCGGCCCTACTACCGCAACAGCGAGGACAGCACCGACTTCGCCACCAGCAAGGGCCGCAACTACCACCAGGGGCCCGAGTGGCTCTGGCCCACGGGCTTCTTcctgcgcgccctcctcAAGTtcgacctgcgccgccgcacgtcccacgagggccgcgtcgaggccttcCAGCAGGTGACGCGTAGGCTCGCCGGCTGCAAGCGCATGATGGAGGAGAGCGAGTGGGCGGGCCTGACGGAACTGACGCAGAAGAATGGGGAGCACTGTCCCGACTCGGTGAGTTGCTCTACTACTTCCTGTCTCTCCCCGTCTCTATATTCTCTCTATGACTACCccccctcatcctcctctcTTGTCTCTCCTATTCTTTCACCCCTGCACGTCCCCTTTTTTCCTCTACGCAGTTCCTCCCGTCCCTTGTGTTCCTTTGACTAG
- a CDS encoding Trans-L-3-hydroxyproline dehydratase (COG:E~EggNog:ENOG503P057), with protein sequence MESPADSSYWVETEDWHTAGEPFRIVDKLPAGCLPGLPTVAQRRSHVIKTPGHPLDELRKSLCHEPRGHADMYGGFITPPDDAGAHLGVLFWHKDGFSTACGHGTIALGYWAVSHGIVAPPEGDGAVDVVVDVPSGRVLARVHVSLGKPVYAEFINVTSFQLGKSVPLAIPSCDTIITLDLAFGGAVYAMLDASQVGLTVEAKNTSRFIQLGREIKALLGTKAHYGIYDCYGVIFFEEHSDSQNDSNCITQRNVAIFADGSVDRSPCGSGTCARAAVLFAQGRLRPGYSKLVHRSIIGSQFEADIVSEVESPVQGFRACVPRVKGQANLVGSMKFFIDPDDVLFPGFLLR encoded by the coding sequence ATGGAGAGCCCGGCCGACTCGTCGTACTGGGTTGAGACGGAGGACTGGCATACAGCCGGTGAACCTTTCCGCATCGTTGACAAGCTTCCCGCGGGGTGTCTCCCCGGCTTGCCTAcagtcgcccagcgccggtCCCATGTCATAAAAACGCCAGGCCACCCCTTGGATGAGCTGCGAAAGTCGCTATGCCACGAGCCTCGTGGTCATGCCGACATGTACGGCGGCTTCATCACGCCTCCCGATGATGCGGGTGCACACCTTGGAGTTCTTTTCTGGCACAAAGACGGCTTCTCCACTGCCTGCGGCCACGGAACAATTGCTCTGGGCTATTGGGCCGTCTCGCATGGCATTGTCGCGCCACcagagggcgacggcgcggtcgatgtggtcgtcgacgtcccATCGGGTCGTGTACTTGCTCGCGTGCACGTCTCGCTCGGGAAACCGGTATACGCCGAGTTCATCAATGTGACCAGTTTTCAGCTGGGGAAATCGGTTCCCCTGGCGATCCCCTCCTGcgacaccatcatcaccctcgATTTGGCATTCGGTGGCGCAGTCTACGCCATGTTGGATGCGAGTCAAGTCGGGCTCACGGTTGAAGCCAAGAACACGAGTCGCTTCATTCAGCTCGGCCGAGAGATCAAGGCTTTGCTTGGCACCAAGGCCCATTATGGCATTTACGACTGCTATGGAGTTATTTTCTTCGAAGAGCATAGCGATTCTCAAAACGACTCGAATTGCATCACGCAGAGGAACGTGGCGATTTTTGCGGATGGATCAGTAGACCGTTCTCCCTGCGGATCTGGAACATGTGCAAGAGCAGCGGTCCTTTTTGCACAGGGACGACTGCGGCCAGGGTACTCGAAGCTTGTGCATCGTTCTATAATAGGGTCGCAGTTCGAGGCGGACATTGTCTCCGAGGTAGAGAGTCCGGTCCAAGGCTTCCGTGCATGCGTCCCGCGTGTGAAGGGCCAGGCCAACTTGGTCGGAAGCATGAAGTTTTTCATTGACCCCGACGATGTACTTTTTCCAGGGTTCCTGTTGCGTTAG